A stretch of Carnobacterium iners DNA encodes these proteins:
- a CDS encoding sugar-transfer associated ATP-grasp domain-containing protein, translating to MIKRYNNDAYREIFEDKSKFAEVFQEYFGREWISLKELNYDKFLEFIKDKEMFIYKPINSAQGQGIKKIETKQFQSSRNLYDYIKDTYKENGIIEDWITQHQEVSNLYSKSVNPVRIVSVNKNGRFNIVAAGLTIGNGRDIQMFV from the coding sequence ATGATTAAAAGATATAATAATGATGCATATAGAGAAATATTTGAAGACAAAAGTAAGTTTGCAGAAGTGTTTCAAGAATACTTTGGTAGAGAATGGATTTCACTAAAAGAATTAAATTATGATAAGTTCTTAGAATTTATTAAGGATAAAGAGATGTTTATCTATAAGCCCATAAATTCAGCACAAGGACAAGGTATTAAAAAAATAGAAACTAAGCAATTTCAAAGTAGTAGAAACCTATATGACTATATTAAAGATACTTATAAAGAAAATGGCATTATAGAAGATTGGATCACACAGCATCAAGAAGTATCAAATTTATACAGCAAATCAGTTAATCCAGTTAGGATTGTATCAGTTAACAAAAATGGGAGATTTAATATTGTAGCTGCCGGCTTAACCATAGGTAATGGTAGGGATATCCAAATGTTTGTTTGA
- a CDS encoding sugar-transfer associated ATP-grasp domain-containing protein translates to MNDLVCPIDINTGLLKFSAEDGNGQTYEKHPITGEIIKGFKIPFWKEIIKLVYEASLVVPEVGYVGWDIAITPDKAIIIEGNTSPGYKFYQLPNHLPNGVGNKEIYEKNN, encoded by the coding sequence TTGAACGATTTAGTATGTCCAATTGATATTAATACGGGCTTATTAAAATTTTCGGCAGAAGACGGTAATGGGCAAACCTACGAAAAACATCCGATTACGGGTGAAATTATAAAAGGATTTAAAATTCCATTTTGGAAAGAAATTATAAAGTTAGTCTATGAAGCATCTTTGGTCGTCCCTGAGGTCGGCTATGTTGGATGGGATATAGCAATAACCCCTGATAAAGCAATTATTATAGAAGGCAATACCTCCCCAGGATATAAATTTTATCAATTACCCAATCATTTACCAAATGGAGTTGGTAATAAAGAAATTTATGAAAAAAACAATTGA